In Nodosilinea sp. FACHB-141, the genomic window GAATACGTAGTAAAAAAAGAGCACCGCAATGAGATATTGACCGACGGCACCTACCACAGCTCCGACCACGCTGCCCAACCAGGGGTGTTTGCGGCCTGCTGAAACCTGTTTTCCCATGGTGTTTAGCTCAAAGGGTAGGTATGAGACTCCCAATAGTCGAGCCGGTGCGGTTGACTAGGCCAGCTGAGATTGACGATTACTTCAGGCTCAGCGCCAGGGATTGTTTTACAGCGGTAGTGATCGCAGCAATGGCTAGAGCGGGCGCGATCGCTCCGATTTGCGGCTATCCCACGACAGCTCTAAGGCTTTGCGAAAGTCATCCATAGCCAGGGCAGCCCCATGGCCCAGACGAATATTAGTGTGGCCGCGCCCGATATAGGCCTCGGCTAGGGAGGGGCTGATATCAATGGCGCAGTTGAAGTCGTCGAGAGCTAGCTCCCACTCGTCAAGAAAGTAAAGGGCGTAGCCGCGATCGCAGTATGCCATGGCATCACTCTCGTTTATCTCTAGGGCGCAGTCAAAATCAGCGATCGCCGCTGGATAGTCTTCTTGGCGGCTAAACACGCGGCCTCGGTTAGCCAAGATGCGACCGCTGTGGGGGTTAAAGCGCAGAGCCAGAGTGTAGTCGGCGATCGCCCCCTCCATGTCGCCCACCTGGGCCCGTAGCAGCCCCCGGCTGTCATACAGGTCGGCCAGGCGAAAGCGCAAGTTGAGGGGGGTGTCTTCGCTCAGGGTGGCGTCGGGGCTGTCGAGGGCCAGGCCCACCAGAGTTTGGTTGTAGGAGCGGTCTTGCAGCTCGGGGTTAAGCTCTAGCACCGTGGTGTAGTCGTCGATTGCCCCTTGAAAATCGCCCAGCTCGTGGCGCAGCATACCCCGGTTGATGTAGGCCTCGGCATAGTCAACCTGGCAATCGAGGGCGCGGTTGATGTCGAGGGTAGCCTGGTAGGTGTTGCGCAGTTGAAAATAGGCCACCGCCCGGTAATTGTAGGCTTCGGCGTGGTGAGGCTGGCTCTGCAACAGCCGAGAAAAGTCGGCAACAGCAAACTGGTAGGCTTCGCGGCGGTGTTCGGCCAGGGCGGCCAGGGCCCCCTGTTTGAGGTAGGCCAACCCTCGCCACAGCAAAATTTTGGCAAACTTAGGCTGCTCGGCCAGCACCACCGAAAAGTCTGCGATCGCCCCGCCGTAGTCTTCTAAATCGAGCTTGATGCGGCCCCGGTTGCCGTAGGCTTTCACCGAAGTCGGCTGGAGTTCGATAGCCCGATCCAGGTCTCCCAGGGCCTCGCTTAGCTGACCCACCAGCCGATAGACGCTGCCCCGGTTGATGTAGGCATTGGTGAAGGTCGGCTCTAGGCGCAGGGCCGCCGAAAAGTCGTCGATCGCAGCCCCATTGCGACCCAGATCGCGGTGGGCACAGCCCCGGTTGTAAAAGCCCTTAGCACAGGTTTGATCTAAAGCAACGGCTTGAGAAAACTGGGCGATCGCCGCCTCAAAATAGCCCAACCGGGCTTGCTCAATACCGGCTTTGAGAAGGTCGCTAAGCTGACGGGCTTGGGTTGTCATAGGCCTGCCGGGGAATTCAACACTGCACGGTGTAAATCGAATCTGGGCAATGCTCTTGCCGATGCCCCTGAGCCCCAAAGCTAATTCTCATTATGCCCCATTGAGTCAACCGTGGGGGTACTCAAACCGTCGCCTGACGCAGCGCCTGCACCGTGGCCACCACCCCAGCTGCCACCTGGTCGATCTCAGCAGCGGTAGTAAACCGCCCCAGGCCAAAACGCAGCGAGGCGTAGGCCAGCCCATCCTCCCGCCCCAGGGCCTTGAGCACGGGGGAAGGGGCGGTGCTGGCGGTGCTACAGGCCGCCCCTGATGACAGCGCCACAATTCCCCGCAGCCCCAGCAGCAGCGCCTGACCATCGACCCCCTCAAAGCTGACATTGAGGTTACCGGGCAGTCGCAAATTGGCATGGCCGTTGAGATGCATTCTGCCCAAAGGTTGCAAGCTGTCCCACAGGCGCTGGCGCAGTGCGATCAGCCGAGCAGATTCTTCTTCCATTTCGGCTAGACCTAGCTCCACTGCCTTGGCAAATCCTACGATTTGGGGCGGGTATAGGGTGCCCGATCTGAGACCCCGCTCGTGACCGCCGCCATGGAGCTGCGGAGCCAGAGGCACCCTTGGTCGTCGCCGCACGTAGAGAGCACCGATGCCCTTGGGGCCGTAGACCTTGTGGGCCGTCAGCGACAGCAGATCTAAATTCATGGCCTCTACGTCGAGGGGAATTTTGGCGATCGCCTGGGCCCCATCGCTGTGGAAGAAGACGTTGCGATCGCGGCACCGCGCCCCAATCTCGGCCAGGGGTTGCAGCACCCCAATCTCGTTGTTAGCCGTCATCACCGACACCAGCACGGTATCGTCGCGAAAAGCTTTCTCCAAAGCATCGAGATCCAATAGCCCGTCGGGCCGCACCGGCAAGTAGGTAACCTCAAAGCCCAAAGATTCGAGATACCGGCAGGGGTCGAGCACAGCGCTGTGCTCGGTCTGCACCGTAATAATGTGTCGCCCCCGGCTAAAGCAGGCTTCGGCGATACCCTTAATCGCCAGGTTGTTGGCCTCGGTGGCCCCGCTGGTAAAGACGATCTCTTCAGGGCTGGCGTGAATAGCGGCGGCAAGGGTTTCCCTGGCCTTCGTCACTGCCGCCTCGGCCTCCCACCCGTAGGCGTGGGTAAGGCTAGCGGGGTTG contains:
- a CDS encoding tetratricopeptide repeat protein, producing MTTQARQLSDLLKAGIEQARLGYFEAAIAQFSQAVALDQTCAKGFYNRGCAHRDLGRNGAAIDDFSAALRLEPTFTNAYINRGSVYRLVGQLSEALGDLDRAIELQPTSVKAYGNRGRIKLDLEDYGGAIADFSVVLAEQPKFAKILLWRGLAYLKQGALAALAEHRREAYQFAVADFSRLLQSQPHHAEAYNYRAVAYFQLRNTYQATLDINRALDCQVDYAEAYINRGMLRHELGDFQGAIDDYTTVLELNPELQDRSYNQTLVGLALDSPDATLSEDTPLNLRFRLADLYDSRGLLRAQVGDMEGAIADYTLALRFNPHSGRILANRGRVFSRQEDYPAAIADFDCALEINESDAMAYCDRGYALYFLDEWELALDDFNCAIDISPSLAEAYIGRGHTNIRLGHGAALAMDDFRKALELSWDSRKSERSRPL
- a CDS encoding cysteine desulfurase family protein; translation: MVHRPIYLDCHATTPVDLRVVEAMLPFFTEHFGNPASLTHAYGWEAEAAVTKARETLAAAIHASPEEIVFTSGATEANNLAIKGIAEACFSRGRHIITVQTEHSAVLDPCRYLESLGFEVTYLPVRPDGLLDLDALEKAFRDDTVLVSVMTANNEIGVLQPLAEIGARCRDRNVFFHSDGAQAIAKIPLDVEAMNLDLLSLTAHKVYGPKGIGALYVRRRPRVPLAPQLHGGGHERGLRSGTLYPPQIVGFAKAVELGLAEMEEESARLIALRQRLWDSLQPLGRMHLNGHANLRLPGNLNVSFEGVDGQALLLGLRGIVALSSGAACSTASTAPSPVLKALGREDGLAYASLRFGLGRFTTAAEIDQVAAGVVATVQALRQATV